TCTGTTCCAGGTTGGAACACGCTGGGTTCTTAATCCTCCTCAGGTTCCTGGCCTCAGGGCTATCATTAAGGCTAACATCGGACGCCTCAGTGCAAGTACCGGTGCATGGGAATCAGCAGGTTCTCCGGAATACTGTCACTTTGTAAGCGGCGGTATTGCAGCACGCTACGGTCACTGGATTGGAAGCCTTGACTGTACTGTTAACGGATGGGGTGCAGAAAGCTGGTGGCGTGACTTTAATATGTCATTCCCTCTGCAGTATAAGCTTGACATTGCTTATGCATTCGGAACAAATCCTTCTTTCATGGAAAGCACAAACCGTGTAGGTCTTAAGATTGTAGGAAAGAACTTTGGTGAATATTCAAGTGATGCTTACCATGCTCTTCCTATGGGAGCAGATGTTGACGGTGCCAAGTATATGGAAGTTACCACATACTTCAGCATCGGACTGTAATACAGAGGTTTTGAATCAGGGACGGAGTTTTTATACTTCGTCTCCGGAAACTGAAAGAGACATTCGGAGGAATTATGAAAAGAAAATATAAAATCCTTGGTACAACGGCTGCTGCAGTTCTTGCTGCAAGTGCTGTAATAACTTCCTGCTGCTTCCTTCCGGAAGAAGATGAAGAACTGGATTTAAGCAAATATGAACTTGTATGGGCAGATGAATTTGACGGGAACAGTCTTGATACTGATAACTGGAATGAAGTTGTCTGGGCTAAAGGTACAGTAAACAATGAAGTTCAGTCTTATGCAAAAGGAAAGACTTCTATTGTTGATGATGATGATGCTACAGATGGAAAGGTTCTCCGCCTTACAGCTACAGGTTCAGGAGCAAGCTGGGTAAGTGCAAGACTTGATACTTCTACAAAATTTAATTTTAAGTATGGTTATGTAGAAGCCCGTCTCAGAATGCCTGTTGCTTATGATAAGTCTACTGGCGGTAACGTAATTGAAAATAACGGTGTATGGCCTGCTTTCTGGATGATGCCGGAAGATGCAGTTGATGAAGACGGAAATTCTCTCGGTACTGGCGGTGAATACGGAGTATGGCCGCGCTCAGGAGAACTTGACATAATGGAATATTCTCCTTCTACCTCAGGAGAAAAAACTTATGCAACCATTCATCATGCAACATCAAAGACTGACGCAACAGATGACTACATGTCACTGGGCGGAAAGTTTTTTGATGATCCTTATGAATGGCATACCTACGGTCTTTTATGGACAAGCGGAACTGTAGAAGCTTACTATGACGGAAAGTCTCTCGGTACAGTTTATGCAAATCCTGGAAGCAACAACTGGGCTAAGTATCCTTATGATCAGAACTTCTATATCATTCTGAACCTTGCCATGGGTGGAACTCTTGGTGGCTCAATCAACAGTGATATGAAACGTGCTGAATATGACGTTGACTATGTACGCGTCTATAAGGCTAAATGATTTTAAGGTGGAGGAATAATCATGAAAAGAATTTTAAAAGCTTTAGCTGTCAGCATTCTTGCATTTTCTGCCTTTGGAGTTATGAGCTGTAAGGATGCAATCGTTGATGACGGAACAAATGTAAAGAGTTATGTTTCTTCATCAGGCGGAGCAGGCGGTGCTGTTCCGTTCCATATGTTTGCAGATAAGTTTGATTATCAGGTTTGGGATACGGGATCTAGTGTTACTACTGTTAATTCTAAGGAAGATCTTTCTATTACTCCGTTAGATACTTCGAAATATTGGGGTATTGCTGTTTGTACAGATTCTTCTTTGAATGATGAAAAAACTGGTCAGAAATACAATGTTGAAAATGTTAAAAAAATCACTTTTTCCGCAAAAGGTTCTGTAGATGGTTTGAAACTGTATGTAAGTGGATGTGATAAGAGTGGTGGAAAATTATTTACTTTGACTGATGAATATGAAGAATATGAAACTGATGAAATTTCATTGTCAGGCACTCATTATTCTTTAGTCTGGCTTATTGCGAATGAAGGTATTTCTCAGCAGGGTACCTGGTACATTAAGAACATAGCTTTCTTTGATGCATCAGGTAATGAAATAGTACCGACTGTTTCAAAATAAGTTTTTTTACTGAAGCCTTTAATCCGCAGTACCGTATGTAAAAGTACGGAACTGCGGATTTTTTTTTAATATGATTGAAATCTGGAAATCCCAGTATAGAATAATATATGGTGTCGTAATTTTGTTTTTTTTT
Above is a window of Treponema rectale DNA encoding:
- a CDS encoding glycoside hydrolase family 16 protein, with the protein product MKRKYKILGTTAAAVLAASAVITSCCFLPEEDEELDLSKYELVWADEFDGNSLDTDNWNEVVWAKGTVNNEVQSYAKGKTSIVDDDDATDGKVLRLTATGSGASWVSARLDTSTKFNFKYGYVEARLRMPVAYDKSTGGNVIENNGVWPAFWMMPEDAVDEDGNSLGTGGEYGVWPRSGELDIMEYSPSTSGEKTYATIHHATSKTDATDDYMSLGGKFFDDPYEWHTYGLLWTSGTVEAYYDGKSLGTVYANPGSNNWAKYPYDQNFYIILNLAMGGTLGGSINSDMKRAEYDVDYVRVYKAK